The following nucleotide sequence is from Mesorhizobium sp. J8.
GGAGAGTGGATATTGGAGATCGCGCATGCGGTTTCAGAACTTGAACGAGAACGAAATCTTCCTCAGGGGCGCATCCGGTTCCTTGCCCAGATCGAGACGCCGGGCGCTTTGCAAAGGCTCGCGGGCATTGCGTCTGCGCATCCCAGGATGGTCGCGATGGCCCTTGGTCCTGAAGACTTTAGTGCCGCAGTTGGCGGCGCCCCGGAATTCGACCTTCTTCTGGCCCCAAACCTTTCCGTTCTTTTTGCTGCTCGTGCGGCCGGGTTGCTCCCGATGGGCTTCGTAGGAAGCATCAGCGAGCTCTCGGACACCAGTAAGCTTCGCGAAGCCGCTGCGCGTGCACGGCGGCTTGGCTTTGCCGGAGCCTTGGCGATCCATCCGACACAGGTGGCCATATTCAACGAGGCTTTCTCGCCAGGCGCTGAGGAGGTCGAGTGGGCTCGCGCTGTTGTTGGAGCGGAGATCGATGCCGCCGCGCGCGGGCTATCGGCATTCTCGTTGAATGGTCGGATGGTTGATCCGCCAGTGGTGCGGCGCGCATATGAAATCCTGAGCCTGACCGGTGACAACTGAACTACCTCCTCTCAACGGTCCGGCTGGGGACGTTCCCTGGTTTCCGCAGCAAGTATTACTTGCGGCCCATCTCGTTTCGAGATAAATGCGAGGGACTGGGGGAAGTTGCCCCTCGGTTGGGTTAAGCCGTGGATATCAGGCAGTTAAAATACTTTGTCGGCGTGGTGGAAGCCGGCAGTTTCACGAAGGCCGCTTCGCTCCTGCATGTCGCTCAAAGCGCGCTTAGCCTCCATGTGCGTCAACTGGAGGAAGGGTTCGGCACTCAATTACTGGTGCGCGACAGGACGGGCATCAGTGTGACGGCCTCCGGAAGCAAACTGCTTGAGCGGGCGCGCACGATCCTCAGGGAAATTCGACTCACCGAGATGGAACTGACCAACACGGTGGCTTCTCCTGCCGGAGAGGTGACCATCGGCATTCCGTCCGGGGCTGCGCGTGTCCTAAGCGGTCCGCTGCTTGAATCGGCAAGAGGCGAGCTGCCGAGGATCTCTCTCAAGATGATCGAGGGCATGACGGGACCATTGGAAGAATGGATGGCTGCGGGCCGCTTCAATTTGGCTGTCCTCTACCGCACTGCCGAAAGCACAGGACGGATGACGGTGTTGGCACGCGAGGAATTTTACCTAGTCGTGCCGCCGGGTGAACCGCCTTTCGAAGACGAGATACCGCTCGCCGACCTGCATGCTTTCCCGCTTGCGGTGCCCATGCGCAACAACAATGTCAGGCGTTCGGTGGCCGATGTGGTTGCGCAGCACGGTTGTGTGCTTGACGTCAGATTCGAAGTCGACTCCCTTTCTACGATCATTGACATGGTCATGGAAGGAAAAGCGTATTCTATCCTTGCCCCGTCGGCCATTCAGAGGGAAGCCTCTCAGGGACAGGTCCGGACAGTCAAAATCATTGATCCAGTGATTACCCGCTCCGTTGTGCTTGCCGTCAACCCCAAAGATGAGCAATCTCCCGCTGTCTCTGCTGTCCGCAAGCTGATAGCCAATGTCACCCGGACATTAATCGAGAGCGGGCAGTGGCCGGCCACTGCTCCGGACCGGGCTTAGCATATCCGTCAAACCGAGTCCCAGTGCGCTTCCACGGCAGGCCCGAGCCGGACATCAATCTCGATTCAAGATGGTTTTGGGCGACATTCCATATTTGACCCGACGTGACCATCGCGATGAGACTGCGAAGAAGTGGGCCCATGGTCGGATATCGGCTGGTCTCGCATTGGCAGAATACTCAAGCGGAGCATGGGATGTCCAACGCCAATAGCTATCAGCTTTTCATCAATGGCAGATGGCGAGCCGGTGGCAGCGGAGCCACTCTGCCGGTCATCAATCCGGCGACGGAGATGGTATTTGCCTCGGTCGCTTCGGCGACGATACCGGATCTGGATGAGGCCCTCGCTTCGGCAGAGCGCGGCCGCAAGGCCTGGTCCTCACGGCCTGCAAAAAATCGTGGCGAGATTCTCGTAACAGCCGCCAAAATTCTGGCAGCGAAGGTTGAAGCGGCGGCTAGGGACCTGTCAGCAGAACAGGGAAAGACGATTGCCGAAGCGACAGGTGAGTACGCGCGCGCTGTCGAAACGCTGGAGTGGAACGGAACGCACACCGAAGAGCTGTCGGCCCCGATTGCGATGGGCCCGAACCGGATGATCGTCCCCGAGGCCCTTGGCGTCGTTGCTGCCTTTACGCCTTGGAACTATCCCGCCGTTCTCATCGCCCGCAAGCTCGCCCCTGCTTTGGCAGCAGGCTGCCCGGTGATCCTCAAAGGGGCTGAAGAGACACCTAGCGCCGCAGTTCACATCGTCGAAGCCTTGCAACAAGCGGGTATTCCGGACGGCGTGGTCAATCTCGTCTTTGGCGTGCCGGTGCAAATATCCCGCCATCTCCTCAGCTCGCCGATCGTGAAGGTCCTAACGTTCACGGGCTCCACCGAGGTTGGAAAACAGCTTGCCAAGCTCGCCGCCAATAACTTGCAGCGATGCATCCTCGAGCTCGGCGGGCACTCCCCGGTCGTCGTCTGCGAGGATGCCGACCTGGCCACGGCCATACCGGCAATTTCGGATTATAAGTTCGAGTGCGCTGGCCAGAGTTGCAATGCGCCCAGCAGGATTCTCGTCGCGCGGCCTCTTTATGGGCAATTCCTGTCCCGGATGACCGAAGTCGCTCGCAAGGTCAAGATCGGCCCACCGGACGATCCGGCGACGGAGATGGGTCCAATGGCAAACGGACGGCGAATCGAGGCTATGGAGCGCCTGGTCCAGGATGCGGTCGAGCGCGGCGCCACCGTCGAAACCGGTGGCACCCGCCTGGGCCAACCGGGTTTTTACTGGCCTCCAACCATCCTGACCGGCGTGCCAAAGGATGCCAGAGTGCTTCATGATGAGCCGTTCGGACCGATCCTCACCGTGGCGCCGTTCGACACGATCGAGGAAGCAATCGAAGAAGCCAACGCCACGGACTATGGCTTGGCCGCCTACTTCTTCACCGGCGCTGACGATATCAAACGGGCGCTGATCGGCGGTCTTTCGGCCGGCGCTCTTAGCGTAAATTATCTCAAAGGCGTGTCTGCGGATGCGCCGTATGGAGGCGTTAAGCAGAGCGGGTATGGATACGAGGGAGGCGAGCAGGGGGTGCGGAGCTTCCAAAGCCTGAAGCTGGTCAACGGGTTCGGTTCATTCGGATGAGATTTCGTGAATAGGACAAGATCGACCATTGCCGGGGAGGATATCGCAAAGAGCGTCGCAGACGCCCTTCAGTACATTTCGTATTACCATCCCACGGACTACATCCGGCACCTTTTGCAGGCGTATGCGCGCGAGCAAAGCCTGGCGGCAAAGAACGCCATCGGACAGATCTTGCTCAACTCTCGCATGGCGGCCTTCGGGCGGCGCCCGATCTGCCAGGACACTGGCCTCGTAGTTGTCTTTGCCAAGGTGGGCATGGACGCCTGCATCAAATCAGCGGCCAGTTTCGCTGACATCGTGAATGAAGGCGTCCGCCGGGCATATCTTGACCCGGACAACCCGCTTAGGCCGTCGATCGTCTCGGATCCGCTTGGCGGGCGGGTGAACACGCAAGACAACACGCCGGCAGTCGTCCACGTCGACCTCGTGCCTGGCAACCGCATTGAGATCACCATCGCGGCAAAAGGCGGCGGATCCGAAAACAAGGCGCGCTTCGCCACCCTGAATCCCGGTGCGTCCGTTGCCGACTGGGTGGTCGACACCGTTTCGACGCTGGGCAGCGGATGGTGCCCACCTGGCCTGATCTCCATCGGAATCGGTGGCAGCGCTGAAAAGGCGATGCTGCTTGCCAAGGAGGTCATGAACGAGCCGATCGACATGTCGGAATTGATATCGAGGGGGCCATCATGTGCGGAGGAGGCACTGCGGATCGAGCTTTATGAAAGAATTAACGCGCTGGGCATTGGGGCTCAGGGCCTAGGCGGCCTGACCACGGTCGTTGACGTTAAGGTTGCGACCTATCCCACTCACGCCGCCTCCAAGCCCGTCGCGCTCATTCCGCAATGCGCGGCCAACCGGCACCTGAAGTTTATCTTGGACGGCACTGGACCCGTAAGTTTTGAGCCGCCTGACCTTTCCGATTGGCCCCAGATCGGTCATGAGGACTTGCACACAACCGGCGTCCGCCGGGTCAATCTCGATGCGCTCACGAAGGAAGAGACGGCATCGTGGCGCTGCGGGGAAACCCTTCTTTTTTCCGGGAAGATGCTGACGGGCCGTGACGCCGCCCACAAGCGAATGGTCGAGCTGATCGATGCCGGCAAGCCGATCCCGGTCGATCTGCAGGGACGCGTGATCTACTACGTCGGACCTGTCCGCGCGGCGAGGGGTGAGGTCGTCGGGCCGGCCGGCCCAACAACCTCCAGCCGTATGGACGGTTTTACTGAAAAGATACTCGCCCAGACTGGGCTATATGCGATGGTCGGCAAAGCCGAAAGGGGACCGGCCGCTATCGAGTCGATCGTCAAACACAGGACGCCCTATCTCATCGCAGTGGGTGGTGCAGCCTATCTGATTTCAAAATCGATCAAGGCGGCGCGGATCGTAGCCTTTGAAGACCTGGGCATGGAAGCCATCCATGAATTCGAGGTCCAAGACATGCCGGTCATCATGGCTGTCGATGTCGAGGGAAACTCCATTCACGAGTCTGGGCCGCTTGAGTGGCGTAAGCGCATGGCGGCCGACAGCATCGCCCGCAGCATCGGCGTTTGAGTTCTTCCGGGGCTGCGCGTTCGCCGAGACTCTCGCGCCGAATTGGCCGCGATGGTGATGCAAACTGCATTCTGGAGTTCAGCTCCTCGGCAAGAGCGGCCTTCAAGTCGCCGCTCGTCGCGAAAATGCCCGGATGTTAAGAGTGGTTCGACAGATGGTCATGCGAATTGATGCCTGGTGCTGTCAGGAGCCAATCAGCCAAGCACCGCCAGTGCCGACAAAAGCCCCATCCATTTACGCCCAGATCGGTGCCGACAGCCGATCCTCGCACTGTGCCTTGTCGCCCGCGCAAGCGAGGGCAATGCCCAACCGTTCTGCACCCCTTCTGATTGGATCCGCGATCAGTCAGATGACGTACATCAACTTCACACTGACGTTGTCGGCCCGGAGACAGAATTCCCGCCAAATTCGCTTGCTTCGATTGATATAAAGTTTCGGCGACCAATCGACAACACTTGAGAGCAACAGATCATGAAGTCGAAGCCTGATCCCTCGCAGCTGTTAGATGCGTGGGATATCCGGATTCTTTCAGAAATCCAGTTGGATGGTCGAATTTCAAAAAGCGAGTTGGCAAAGCGTGTTCACCTTTCGGCGTCGGCCTGTTCGGAGCGCCTCCGCCTACTCCAAGCCGCGGGCATCATTGAGGGATTCTATGCGCGACTGAGTCCAGCCCTCATGGGGGGCACTATCTCTATAATGGTTGAGGTGGTTTTGGACCGCCACCGTCTCGAGGACCAGTGGCACTTCGAGGCTGCGATCCAACAAGTTCCGGAAATCCTGGACTGCTGGGCTATCGGGGGGCGGATCGACTATCTGATGCGCGTTTCATCTCCTTCCATGGCTGCGTATCAGGATTTCATGGAGGGATTGCTGCAGGCAGGCTTGGGTATCAACCAATACTACAGCCTTGTCGTGACGAAGCCAGTGAAGGCCAATTCACCAATTCCGTTGTCCTCCTTCAAGCGGAGATGAGCCTCTGGTTGAATTCGTCGGTAATTAGTCTCGATTCCGCGAATTCATCGGTCAAATACGCACATTTCCGCGAAATTCGATTGGCCGGTGCGCATATAAGGAGCCAGTCGACCGAGTGTTCCGCCACAGTTTTTCGGGCGGAAAGCAACGAAGCGTCTGAGCAGTCTAGTCGGAGAAAAAGTTCTCGCCCAGGATTTAAATCTCAGAAGCACATCATTGCCACGAACCGTTGACCGGCAACCCTGCGACAAGCTCACACAGCGAGAATATGGAGACCGACTATGGCTGGAAGACCCGACGACCCCGGAAAACGACCGCCAGATAATCCCGGAAAAGGACCGCCTCACGAAGTGCCTCCTGGGCCGCCTCACGGTGTTCCGCCGGGTCCGCCTGATCCGCCTGCACCCCCGCCGCGCAAGGTGGGATGAGAGGATGGTTGATCCCGATCCTTCCATGACGACTCCGGCGGGGCCAGTTCCCCGCTGGGAGAAGCGTTATCCGGGGCGGCTCAAATACGAACTCGACGCGCTGCGCGCTGCCGGGATAACGCCTGAGATTGACAAGCCGGCCCTCGCTGCCGGGCGATTGTCTCTCACAGTCGACTGGCCGCTCGATACGGCGACCACCCTTCGGCTGCAGGCTGTCTTTCCCGACGCCTACCCGCACTTTCGCCCCCAGGTTTTTCTGCTCGCCGGCCTTGATCCCCCGCCTGCGCGCCACCGCAGTCCTCGCGAGGGCAATCTCTGCCTGCTCGGCCGCGACACGCGGCAGTGGACACCGGGCTGGTCGCTTTGCACGTTGCTGCAAAAACAGCTCGTCGATGCCGTGCGTGACACCGGTGAGGAAGACCCGCAGGGCGAGCCTGCCGAATACTGGTGGAATAACCTTGGCAGCGATTCCGGATCTTATTGTCTGATCGACAGTGACTGGAATCTCGCCAATGCGTCGCATGGCACCCTGCATCTGCGTTACATCCATGATCAGACGCTCAAAGTGCAGGCCGAAAACGGTACAAGCCGCAGTCCGGCGGTCAGGGCCTATGTCGAAGAGGTTCGCGATGAGGATGGCCAAGTCCTTCACCAATGGGCGGGTCCGCTCCCCGCCGATCTGGCCGACGCAAAGTACCAACTCGAAGTCCCGTGGGTAAGATCAAAAGACACGATCCTGCCCGAACCTCAGCTCGGCGCACAGCTGAAAAAGCTCCGGCAAGAATACTCATGGCTCGAACGTGCCCGGCCGCGAAATTACGGTCCGGGTCTTAAGTTCGATCTCCGCGCGCTTGTCTATCCGAGCGAGCTTGCCTTTAACGAAACGGGCCTCGGCTGGTGCTTCATCATGCTCTTCGGTCATGTCCAAGGCTTTGAGCCGAAGAGGAAAAAAGCCCCCAAACCGCTGCACATCACCGCGTTGCCCGTTTTTCGCGCCGGACCAGGCGACATTGGCTGGCGTGTTCCGGCCGTTGCCTCCCTCAGAGACAAGCGGATCCTTGTCGTCGGCGTTGGCGCCGTCGGCGCACCGGTGGCGATCGAACTGGCCCGCAACGGATGCCGCACGCTTGATCTCGTCGATCATGACGTTATCGAGCCGGGAAACACGATCCGTTGGCCGCTGGGTGCAGCCGTCTGGGGACAGGGCAAGGCATACGCGTTGCAGGCCTTTCTTGGCCGCCAGTATCCGGCAACTGAAGTCCATAGCCATCCGCATTTCATAGGTATTGCGGCGCAGGCTATGAGCGATCCGGGTGACGACGATATCCTCGACACGCTCATCAAGGACGCCGATCTCGTTATCGATGGCAGCGCTTCGCATGGCGTTACAACGCTGCTCGATGAGCGCTGCCGAGGCGTAGGCGTTCCCCTCATAAGCTTGTCCGCTACGCCGACGCTGGACGGCGGCACCGTGGTCCGGCACGTCCGCAAAAGCGGCTGCCCGAACTGCCTTTTGCACGCATGGCACAAGCACGAGATCGAACCTCCGCTAGGACAGGATGCCGGTGATGAGGCCCTGATCCAGCCGGCAGGGTGCGGAGAGCGCACATTCACCGGCGCTGACTATGATCTGCAGGAACTTTCGTTGCAGGCGGTGAGGCTGGCCATCGATACCCTCTCGGTTAAGGCGGCCGAGGGTTCGGTCGTGCAGACACTCAGCTTTGTTGACGACGGACAGGCGCGCTGTCCGCCGCGCTGGCGTGTCGAACCGCTGCCAAAACATCCGGACTGCCGGGGCGGGCATTGATGTTTCCGGATGTCGACGTCTGGCTGCCTGACATCGTGGCTCAGGAATGTGCGATTGAAGCCGACAACAAGTTCCCGTTAGAGACGGGCGGCACTTTCATGGGCTGGTGGTCGAGTCTTGATACGGCCATGATCACCGCCATGATTGGTCCGGGACCTGGCGCGCTTCACGAGCGCTTGCGCTTCCAGCCGGATCAGCAATGGCAACTCGAGCAGATTGCTGCCCACTATGAGTGCTCTGGCCGCCGCGAGACTTACCTCGGCGACTGGCATAGCCACCCCGGCGCTTCGAGCGGCGCCCTTAGTTGGACCGATCGCGGTGTCCTCCGCCGCGTTATCACCACGCCAGAAGCGCGCTGCGCACTGCCACTGATGATGATCCTATGGGGTTCTTCCGGGACATGGCAACTGACAGCGTGGCGAGCGCAAACGGTGCCGCGTGTGATGCTCTGGGACAAGCTGCATCTCGATCCGGTGCAGATAAGGGCTTTTTAGAAGCTACGCATACGCAGGCAGATCTCAGCGGCGGCTTGGCATCCGCTTCGTTCACGCGACGTCTGGCGGGGGACGCGTGGAGCGGTCCGCCCGATGTCTTGTGCTGAAGCAGGTTGAAGTCGTCGAAACGACCGCGCCCGCCGGCGTGGCGCCGTAGCATTGGCTGCTCCTGACCCCCTATGCGGAACCAGCTCCGCCCAAGCCTGGCAGATCGTCTCCTGTACTACGAGCGCGGGCTCGAGCCGTTCTCCCGATCGATAAAGATCCAGGGCTTGAAGAGCAAGAAGGGCAATCAGGACAGATGGAAGCGTCTCTGCCGTGTGAACACCAGGGTCGTGCCTTGGCAAGCCCACCCAAATCTATACGAAAAATCTAAAGCACGTCCTGAAATCGTAAGTCGATCGTGTGTGAAGAGGGGACCTTTGCTGCCCGATGAGGAGACTGCGGGCGGTCTACTTGAGCATGGTTCCCCTGCCGCGCGACTCTGCGATCCCAAGCCTCCGTAACCCTGCGAATCTGCTTTAAGAGTAGTGGCAATCCTGAATAGCCCAGGGCGTGCGCCACGAGCGTGCGCGTCACCATGCCGCCGAACATGTTCTGGCGAGACGACGAACACATCCGGAAGTTCCGTTTGGCTGCTGGTTGGGGCCTTCGGACAGCGTCTCTCGTAACATAGTGACCCAGGGGAAAGCCGTACCTTCGCAGCCATCCGCCGAGAACAGACGGCGGCGGCCGCAATGATCCCCTTATCCGCCTCAAAGAGAAGGTAAGCTCCAGAACCTTGGTTTTCACTGCGTTCGAGGCCGATTTTCGCGAATTCGTCGGCTAAAGAGGCGCATTCCCGCGAAACTCGAAAGGTGTTTGCGGATATCTTGTTTTCAATTGGCGGCTGGGTGGGTGTCTTCTGCCTGCTGCTGGCGAGGAGAGGAACCATGAGCTTGAGCAATTTGGGGACTGAGGAACTGCGGGAGAAAGATCGAAGCTTCGTCTTTCATCCGTCTACGCACTTGGCCAGTCACAGCCGCGGCGAGACGCCAAACCGGATCATGGCCGGTGCAGAAGGCGTGTACATCTGGGATACTGACGGGCGAAAGAGCCTTGACGGTTTCGGTGGTCTCTATTGCGTCAACATGGGATATGGATGCACGGAGATCGCTGACGCGATTGCCAAGCAAGCCCATGAACTGCCGTTCGCACATGTCTATGCCAGCCAAGGCACTGAGCCCGTTGCCCGTTTGGCGGAGGCCGTTGTTGAATATTTCGGTCAAAATATGCGAAGGGTCTATTTCGGCCTTTCGGGATCAGATGCCAACGAGACCAATATCAAGCTGGTCTGGTACTATAACAACATCCTCGGGCGCCCTGAAAAGAAAAAGATTATCTCTCGAAATCGCGGCTATCACGGTTCCGGGCTGGTAACGGGAAGCCTGACCGGCCTTCCGTTCTTTCACAAATTCTTCGACCTTCCGCTCAATCTGGTGCGTCATACGACAACGCCACACCACTATCGCCAAGCGCGGGACGGCGAGAGCGAAGAAGCCTTCTCCAAGCGCTGCGCCGACGAACTTGAAGCCCTGATCCTTGCCGAGGGGCCAGAGACGGTTGCGGCCTTCATAGGGGAGCCGGTACTCGGAACCGGCGGCATCGTTCCGCCTCCCAAGGGATATTGGGCGGCTATTCAGGCGGTGCTCGACAAATATGACATCTTGCTGATCGCGGATGAGGTCGTCTGCGGATTCGCGCGGACAGGCGAGAAATTCGGATCTCACCTTTACGGCATGCGTCCGGACTTCGTCACGATAGCGAAGGGTGTGAGTTCAGCCTACCTGCCCATCTCCGGTTCGATCATCGGGGATCGCGTCTGGTCGGTCTTGGAAGAAGGAACGGAAAAGCACGGCCCGCTGGGCCATGGCTGGACATATTCTGGGCACACGCTCTGCGCGGCGGCCGCCCTTGCCAACATCCAAGTACTTAAGGAAAGAAACATCCTGGAGCATGTCCGGGATGTCGGCCCGTACTGGCTTTCGCGTATGAAGGCGGAACTGGAGGGACATCCTATTGTCGGCGAAGTTCGCGGTGTCGGAATTCTGTCGGCCGTGGAGTTGATGCGAGATCCCAAAGCGCGCGTGCCGTTCGAGCCCGAACTTCAGGTCGGCGTGCGGGCCGCTGCTGCCCTGCTTGACAATGGTGTCATCGGCCGCGCCATGCCACATGCGGATATCCTAGGATATGCGCCACCTCTCATCATCACCAGGGAGGAGGTGGAGATAATCGTCGACGCGACGGCGAAATCGATCGAAACCACCTACCGGGCACTCAAAGCTGAGGGCGCAATATGATCCTGGCGGTGGCTGTCGGACCGGCAAGACCACGATCACGACAGTAGGCCAATCGGCTCAATAAGATGCCGGCGTCGACTTGGGGCCGACACGTAAGGGTAGGTCGGCGACAAACGTTTTTTCGCAGCTCCGCCGCGGCTGTGCCGATCTCCCTGGATCGCTCCCTTTCCGCGGCGAGCCCTGCCGGTTTCCTCCCGACCGGCAGGGCGCCTCATGCCAGCGTTGCCATGCTGGCGTGTTTGTCTCATTCAATCGACACAACCCCGAAAGGGGGGAGGGTGAAATCTGAATGCAGGAGGTTTTCGAGACATTCCTGGAGCGGCTGACTGAAAGTGTCGATGAGACCGACTTCCGCGAAGCCTTCGCCCGTGCAGCGCAGGAATACGATCTTCTTCAATTTGCCTACCTTTCGTTGCCACCAAAAAACTCCGGTAAGCCAAGGCTCATCTCGAACTATCCGCCCCGCTGGACTGGCCATTATGAGCTAAACCGCTATCACACGATCGATCCGGTCATCCTGCAGGCGCAGTGCGGCGGATGCCCGTTTCTTTGGGGTCTTGAGCCCAGCCAAACCGAATTTCTGAATGCCG
It contains:
- a CDS encoding HpcH/HpaI aldolase/citrate lyase family protein — encoded protein: MITDTVPAVESATYVPRWRSLLFVPAHIPRFVETAHERGADGVILDLEDSVPQDQKAGARRQLPESAAKVARKGASVLVRVNRSLRALAADLDAAVIAGVDALVLPKTDSGEWILEIAHAVSELERERNLPQGRIRFLAQIETPGALQRLAGIASAHPRMVAMALGPEDFSAAVGGAPEFDLLLAPNLSVLFAARAAGLLPMGFVGSISELSDTSKLREAAARARRLGFAGALAIHPTQVAIFNEAFSPGAEEVEWARAVVGAEIDAAARGLSAFSLNGRMVDPPVVRRAYEILSLTGDN
- a CDS encoding LysR family transcriptional regulator; protein product: MDIRQLKYFVGVVEAGSFTKAASLLHVAQSALSLHVRQLEEGFGTQLLVRDRTGISVTASGSKLLERARTILREIRLTEMELTNTVASPAGEVTIGIPSGAARVLSGPLLESARGELPRISLKMIEGMTGPLEEWMAAGRFNLAVLYRTAESTGRMTVLAREEFYLVVPPGEPPFEDEIPLADLHAFPLAVPMRNNNVRRSVADVVAQHGCVLDVRFEVDSLSTIIDMVMEGKAYSILAPSAIQREASQGQVRTVKIIDPVITRSVVLAVNPKDEQSPAVSAVRKLIANVTRTLIESGQWPATAPDRA
- a CDS encoding NAD-dependent succinate-semialdehyde dehydrogenase → MSNANSYQLFINGRWRAGGSGATLPVINPATEMVFASVASATIPDLDEALASAERGRKAWSSRPAKNRGEILVTAAKILAAKVEAAARDLSAEQGKTIAEATGEYARAVETLEWNGTHTEELSAPIAMGPNRMIVPEALGVVAAFTPWNYPAVLIARKLAPALAAGCPVILKGAEETPSAAVHIVEALQQAGIPDGVVNLVFGVPVQISRHLLSSPIVKVLTFTGSTEVGKQLAKLAANNLQRCILELGGHSPVVVCEDADLATAIPAISDYKFECAGQSCNAPSRILVARPLYGQFLSRMTEVARKVKIGPPDDPATEMGPMANGRRIEAMERLVQDAVERGATVETGGTRLGQPGFYWPPTILTGVPKDARVLHDEPFGPILTVAPFDTIEEAIEEANATDYGLAAYFFTGADDIKRALIGGLSAGALSVNYLKGVSADAPYGGVKQSGYGYEGGEQGVRSFQSLKLVNGFGSFG
- a CDS encoding fumarate hydratase, with the protein product MNRTRSTIAGEDIAKSVADALQYISYYHPTDYIRHLLQAYAREQSLAAKNAIGQILLNSRMAAFGRRPICQDTGLVVVFAKVGMDACIKSAASFADIVNEGVRRAYLDPDNPLRPSIVSDPLGGRVNTQDNTPAVVHVDLVPGNRIEITIAAKGGGSENKARFATLNPGASVADWVVDTVSTLGSGWCPPGLISIGIGGSAEKAMLLAKEVMNEPIDMSELISRGPSCAEEALRIELYERINALGIGAQGLGGLTTVVDVKVATYPTHAASKPVALIPQCAANRHLKFILDGTGPVSFEPPDLSDWPQIGHEDLHTTGVRRVNLDALTKEETASWRCGETLLFSGKMLTGRDAAHKRMVELIDAGKPIPVDLQGRVIYYVGPVRAARGEVVGPAGPTTSSRMDGFTEKILAQTGLYAMVGKAERGPAAIESIVKHRTPYLIAVGGAAYLISKSIKAARIVAFEDLGMEAIHEFEVQDMPVIMAVDVEGNSIHESGPLEWRKRMAADSIARSIGV
- a CDS encoding Lrp/AsnC family transcriptional regulator; translation: MKSKPDPSQLLDAWDIRILSEIQLDGRISKSELAKRVHLSASACSERLRLLQAAGIIEGFYARLSPALMGGTISIMVEVVLDRHRLEDQWHFEAAIQQVPEILDCWAIGGRIDYLMRVSSPSMAAYQDFMEGLLQAGLGINQYYSLVVTKPVKANSPIPLSSFKRR
- a CDS encoding ThiF family adenylyltransferase, yielding MVDPDPSMTTPAGPVPRWEKRYPGRLKYELDALRAAGITPEIDKPALAAGRLSLTVDWPLDTATTLRLQAVFPDAYPHFRPQVFLLAGLDPPPARHRSPREGNLCLLGRDTRQWTPGWSLCTLLQKQLVDAVRDTGEEDPQGEPAEYWWNNLGSDSGSYCLIDSDWNLANASHGTLHLRYIHDQTLKVQAENGTSRSPAVRAYVEEVRDEDGQVLHQWAGPLPADLADAKYQLEVPWVRSKDTILPEPQLGAQLKKLRQEYSWLERARPRNYGPGLKFDLRALVYPSELAFNETGLGWCFIMLFGHVQGFEPKRKKAPKPLHITALPVFRAGPGDIGWRVPAVASLRDKRILVVGVGAVGAPVAIELARNGCRTLDLVDHDVIEPGNTIRWPLGAAVWGQGKAYALQAFLGRQYPATEVHSHPHFIGIAAQAMSDPGDDDILDTLIKDADLVIDGSASHGVTTLLDERCRGVGVPLISLSATPTLDGGTVVRHVRKSGCPNCLLHAWHKHEIEPPLGQDAGDEALIQPAGCGERTFTGADYDLQELSLQAVRLAIDTLSVKAAEGSVVQTLSFVDDGQARCPPRWRVEPLPKHPDCRGGH
- a CDS encoding Mov34/MPN/PAD-1 family protein, encoding MFPDVDVWLPDIVAQECAIEADNKFPLETGGTFMGWWSSLDTAMITAMIGPGPGALHERLRFQPDQQWQLEQIAAHYECSGRRETYLGDWHSHPGASSGALSWTDRGVLRRVITTPEARCALPLMMILWGSSGTWQLTAWRAQTVPRVMLWDKLHLDPVQIRAF
- a CDS encoding aminotransferase yields the protein MSLSNLGTEELREKDRSFVFHPSTHLASHSRGETPNRIMAGAEGVYIWDTDGRKSLDGFGGLYCVNMGYGCTEIADAIAKQAHELPFAHVYASQGTEPVARLAEAVVEYFGQNMRRVYFGLSGSDANETNIKLVWYYNNILGRPEKKKIISRNRGYHGSGLVTGSLTGLPFFHKFFDLPLNLVRHTTTPHHYRQARDGESEEAFSKRCADELEALILAEGPETVAAFIGEPVLGTGGIVPPPKGYWAAIQAVLDKYDILLIADEVVCGFARTGEKFGSHLYGMRPDFVTIAKGVSSAYLPISGSIIGDRVWSVLEEGTEKHGPLGHGWTYSGHTLCAAAALANIQVLKERNILEHVRDVGPYWLSRMKAELEGHPIVGEVRGVGILSAVELMRDPKARVPFEPELQVGVRAAAALLDNGVIGRAMPHADILGYAPPLIITREEVEIIVDATAKSIETTYRALKAEGAI